The bacterium DNA segment GTAGCTTTATCAGAAACCTCCTGGTCAACTGTAATCAATAACTGTTTTTCTTTAACAGCGGCTTTAAGAGGTTGGGGTAATGTGTAAACTCCAACAGATTTTGGCCCTTTAAAATGCACTGCTTGACCATCAATCTGTATCGCAACACCATCTATATTAATCGGCTTTCTTCCTATTTTTGACATACCAATATCCCCTTACCACACCGTACAAATAATTTCACCGCCAACTTGCAACTTCTTAGCTTCTTTGTGCGTAAGAACTCCGCGACTCGTAGTTAATATTGATATCCCAAGACCACCGATGACTGGCCTTACGTCCTTTATCGATGAATAGTACCTACATCCAGGAGTACTAACACGATCAATCTGATGAATCACGGATTCACCCGCAACATACTTTAAACTTACTTTAATAACTTTTTTATTATCACCTAGGTCTTGCACCACGATATCGTTAATAAAGCCTTCTTTTTTGAGTATGTTTGCTATTGCAAATCTCATATTAGAATGAGCTACGATAACAAAAGGCTTTGAGACTCTCGTTGCATTCCTAATCACTGTCAGAAAATCACCAACAAAATCAATTGACATATCTATCCTTCCACCCTTACCAACTCAATTTCTTAACGCCCGGCAACACACCAAGGACAGCATGCTCCCTGAAACAAAGCCTACACAAATCAAAGATACGCATATAAGCTCGAGGCCTACCGCACAAACCACATCTATTTCTTTTGCGAACAGCAAATTTTGGTGTTCGCTTTGCTTTTTCAATAAGCGCTTTTTTAGCCATTATGTTCCCGCTTTATCTGTTTTTTAAAAGGTATGCCAAACAACTCCAATAATTTGAACCCGTGCTCGTCAGTTTCCGCAGATGTCTGAATTGTAATATTAAGTCCTAAAATTTTTTGTCCAACACTCATATCTATTTCAGGAAAAATAGAACTTTCTTTTATTCCAAGGTTATAGTTGCCCATACCATCAAGTTTTTTTGAAACGCCCTGAAAATCACGTATACGAGGCAAAGCTAAACTAATTAATCTATCTAAAAATTCATACATTTTGGCACGTCGTAAGGTAACCATAACACCGATTGGCATCCCTTCGCGAAGCTTGAAGCTCGCATTCGATTTGCGAGCCAACCTTCTTGAAGCTTTTTGACCAGTAATACGTGTCAATAGCTCTTCAGCCTGCACAAGCACTTTGCTATCAGCAATCGCATCTTTAACACCAATATTAACAACTATCTTTTCAATGCGCGGCACTTGCATCACATTGAGAAAACCAAAATTTTTCTGTAACTCAGGGCGAATAGTATTATTATACCTGTCCTGCAAACGTACTTTTTCTTTTTGTGGTATTACCATAGCAATTCTTTCTCGAAATTCTTAATTTCTTAAGTAATTTGCTTGCATCTATTGCAAGCCCTGACACGAACATTCTCATCTGTTATTTTTACATTCACCCTTGACGGGTTGTGACATGAAGAACAGACCAACATAACTTTTGAAAGTGGAATCAAACTTTCAGTTTTTTTGATCTCCGACTTCTGGCCCTGCTTTTTTGCTTTCATATGACGTGTTGCCATGTTAATACCCTGTACAAGAACACGTTCATTCTTCGGGAAAACTACAAGGACTGACCCCTTCTTGCCCTTGTCTTTTCCGGAAAGTACCATAACTAGATCATTTTTTTTAATACGACTTATCACCGTTTATCCCTTACAAAACTTCAGGAGCAAGACCTAAAATTTTGGCAAACCCCGCAGCCCTTAACTCACGAGCAATCGGACCAAAAATTCTAGTTCCAACCATTTCCAAATCATTTTTAATAATCACGGCAGCATTTTCACCAAATCGAATATAGCTACCATCTTCGCGTGCATACTCCTTGGTTGTTCGCACAATAACTGCACGAACGACATCACCTTTTTTTACAAGCGCACCTGGTGTTGCAGCTTTCACTGCACATATAATCTGGTCTCCAAGATACCCATAACGTTTACGAGTCGATCCAACCAAATGGATACACTGTATCTCTTTTGCTCCAGAATTATCTGCTACTTTTAAATATGTTTGCTTTTGAATCATAGTGCATTCTTTCTTACTATCTTATACAGCCTGAACCGCCGCATCTTTTATTACCTTAGAAAGGTACATATACTTCAATTTTGATTTTGGCCTACCTTCATAAATTTCAACTATGTCACCAGGCTTTGCCGCCTCGTTCTCGTCATGCACAAGATACTTTTTGATCTTCTTCAAAACCTTATGAAATTTAGGATGCCGGATAATACGAACTGTTTTAACTACCACAGTCTTTTCCATCTTATCAGACACAACCTCACCAATCAAAACACGTTTTATCTTTTCTTTCTCTAGAGTTGTCATCATTTCCTCGTTAACAAAATACTATATACATGCTTAGTCGTATATTTTTTCACGCAAAACAGTATGAATCTGCGCAACAAGTTTACGTAGCTTACTAAATCGCGAATAATCTTTGACATGCGAAGTATGTCTTTGCAATTTTAAAGATAACAACTCTTTACGCATCAGCACAAGCTGCTCGCTCAAGTCCGCAGACTCAAGACTTCTTAATTCAGTTAAAACTTTTTTACTTTTCATGTTACTCAACTACACAAGATTTTTTTTTACAAATTTAGTTTTCATGGGCAATTTGTAAGAAGCTGCACGTAAAATAGTTTTTGCGGTCAACTCATCAACTCCTGCCACTTCACAAATCACACGGCCTCTTTTTACTGGTGCAACCCAATGATCAACTCCACCTTTACCTTTACCCATACGGGTTTCAGCTGGTTTCTTACTCACTGGTTTGTCTGGAAAAACACGCAAATAAAACTGCCCTATTTTTTTCAATCCACGCGATAAGGTAACGCGGATCGCTTCTATCTGCTGCGCTGTCATTCTGGATGGCTCGACTGCTTCAAGTCCGTACTCACCAAAAAATACCTCTCTGGCACCCTTTGACAAACCCGTAAGTCGCCCTTTTTGCACTTTTCTGTATTTAACTTTTTTTGGCATTAACATGATAATTTCTCACCTTAAGACGGAAGGTTAAATGTCCTATATTCACCCCTACAAATCCACACCTTTACACCAATCTTACCATAGGTAGTAAGCGCCTCCGCCAAAGCATAATCAATATCAGCTTTCAATGTATGCAAAGGGACAGATCCAACTCGCGTCCACTCAGAACGAGCAATTTCCGCACCATTCAAACGACCAGAACAACAGATTTTAATCCCTTTTGCTCCTGCCCTCATTGAAGCCAGTGCCGCTGTTTTCATCGCTTTTTTATATGAACCACGTGCAGACAGTTGATCCGCTATACTTTTTGCTACTAATCTGGCGTTCAACTCAGGCTTTTTTAGTTCTTGTACTGAAAGTTCAACAACTTTAGACTTACCTAAAAATGTCGCAATATCTTTACGCAAACCTTCAATGCCTTGTCCTTTTTTGCCTATCACAGCACCAGGACGACCTGAATGCAATACAATTCTAATACTATTTCCAGCTTTTTCAATTTCGATACGCGCAATATCAGCAGATTTTAAGTGCTTCTCAAGATAAGCTCGCAACTTAATATCTTCAAGCAAAGATTTGCCATACTGATTTGGACGCGCAAACCAACGCGCATCCCACGGCCTGTATACACCAATTCTAAAACCTACCGGATGTACCTTTTGACCCACCTTACACCTCTTTCGTTAAAGCAACCAACTGAATTTGTATGTGGCTGGAACGTTTTTTTTGAACATTCGCACGCCCTTGTGCACCAGGTTTAAAATATTTATAAGTTGGACCATGGTCAACACGAATATCTTTAATAACAAGTTCTTCAGCAGAAATATTTTGCAGCGATTTTGCATTCGCAATAGCCGAATTCAACAACTTCAAGATCGGAACAGCACGCCTCGTTTTATAGGTATGCAACCACCACAAAGCTGCTTGCGCTGTTTTGCCCCGCATTACATCGACCAGTGGCCGCAATTTAAACGGAGAAAATTTTATATATAAAGCCTTAGCAGAAAAATTCATTCTAACCTCGAAAATACACCTATGACATCTATTTTTATAATTATAATGTAAAAGAACAAAAACAACAATCTGTGAATCACCACTTGTTACTTCTGGTTACCACCAGCCGCCTGTCTTTGTCCACTATGCCAACGGAAAGTACGAGTTGGAACAAATTCCCCCAAGTAATGCCCTACCATATTTTCAGTAACAAATACGGAAACAAATTTTTTACCATTGTGCACAGCAAAAGTAAGCCCTACAAATTCTGGAATCACCATACTTCTACGTGACCATGTTTTTATAGCATCACGTTTACTATTTTGTTTTGCTTTTAACACTTTTTGATACAACGAAGGTTCAACGTATGGACCCTT contains these protein-coding regions:
- the rpsS gene encoding 30S ribosomal protein S19, whose protein sequence is MARSTYKGPYVEPSLYQKVLKAKQNSKRDAIKTWSRRSMVIPEFVGLTFAVHNGKKFVSVFVTENMVGHYLGEFVPTRTFRWHSGQRQAAGGNQK
- the rplN gene encoding 50S ribosomal protein L14, with protein sequence MIQKQTYLKVADNSGAKEIQCIHLVGSTRKRYGYLGDQIICAVKAATPGALVKKGDVVRAVIVRTTKEYAREDGSYIRFGENAAVIIKNDLEMVGTRIFGPIARELRAAGFAKILGLAPEVL
- the rpmC gene encoding 50S ribosomal protein L29 gives rise to the protein MKSKKVLTELRSLESADLSEQLVLMRKELLSLKLQRHTSHVKDYSRFSKLRKLVAQIHTVLREKIYD
- the rplE gene encoding 50S ribosomal protein L5 — encoded protein: MVIPQKEKVRLQDRYNNTIRPELQKNFGFLNVMQVPRIEKIVVNIGVKDAIADSKVLVQAEELLTRITGQKASRRLARKSNASFKLREGMPIGVMVTLRRAKMYEFLDRLISLALPRIRDFQGVSKKLDGMGNYNLGIKESSIFPEIDMSVGQKILGLNITIQTSAETDEHGFKLLELFGIPFKKQIKREHNG
- the rpsQ gene encoding 30S ribosomal protein S17 — encoded protein: MTTLEKEKIKRVLIGEVVSDKMEKTVVVKTVRIIRHPKFHKVLKKIKKYLVHDENEAAKPGDIVEIYEGRPKSKLKYMYLSKVIKDAAVQAV
- the rpsH gene encoding 30S ribosomal protein S8, with amino-acid sequence MIRNATRVSKPFVIVAHSNMRFAIANILKKEGFINDIVVQDLGDNKKVIKVSLKYVAGESVIHQIDRVSTPGCRYYSSIKDVRPVIGGLGISILTTSRGVLTHKEAKKLQVGGEIICTVW
- a CDS encoding type Z 30S ribosomal protein S14, whose product is MAKKALIEKAKRTPKFAVRKRNRCGLCGRPRAYMRIFDLCRLCFREHAVLGVLPGVKKLSW
- the rpsC gene encoding 30S ribosomal protein S3 translates to MGQKVHPVGFRIGVYRPWDARWFARPNQYGKSLLEDIKLRAYLEKHLKSADIARIEIEKAGNSIRIVLHSGRPGAVIGKKGQGIEGLRKDIATFLGKSKVVELSVQELKKPELNARLVAKSIADQLSARGSYKKAMKTAALASMRAGAKGIKICCSGRLNGAEIARSEWTRVGSVPLHTLKADIDYALAEALTTYGKIGVKVWICRGEYRTFNLPS
- the rplV gene encoding 50S ribosomal protein L22, producing MNFSAKALYIKFSPFKLRPLVDVMRGKTAQAALWWLHTYKTRRAVPILKLLNSAIANAKSLQNISAEELVIKDIRVDHGPTYKYFKPGAQGRANVQKKRSSHIQIQLVALTKEV
- a CDS encoding 50S ribosomal protein L24 — translated: MISRIKKNDLVMVLSGKDKGKKGSVLVVFPKNERVLVQGINMATRHMKAKKQGQKSEIKKTESLIPLSKVMLVCSSCHNPSRVNVKITDENVRVRACNRCKQIT
- the rplP gene encoding 50S ribosomal protein L16 yields the protein MLMPKKVKYRKVQKGRLTGLSKGAREVFFGEYGLEAVEPSRMTAQQIEAIRVTLSRGLKKIGQFYLRVFPDKPVSKKPAETRMGKGKGGVDHWVAPVKRGRVICEVAGVDELTAKTILRAASYKLPMKTKFVKKNLV